A DNA window from Pseudomonas tohonis contains the following coding sequences:
- a CDS encoding MFS transporter — protein sequence MTRPASLPVAGTLDVQSFINAQPLSRYQWRIVLLCFLIVFLDGLDTAAMGFIAPALTQDWGIDRASLGPVMSAALIGMVFGALGSGPLADRFGRKIVLVVAVFLFGLFSLLSAFSSDIDQLLVLRLLTGLGLGAAMPNATTLLSEYTPERLKSLLVTSMFCGFNLGMASGGFVSAKMIPAFGWHSLLLLGGVLPLLLAVVLLLWLPESARYLVVRNRGADRVRQVLAPIAPAEVAVATDFSVPEQKTVQSRNVLKVVFAGTYSAGTLLLWLTYFMGLVIVYLLTSWLPTLMRDSGASMEQAAFIGALFQFGGVLSAVGVGWAMDKFNPHKVIGVFYLLAGVFAYFVGQSLGQVTLLATLVLLAGMCINGAQSAMPSLAARFYPTQGRATGVSWMLGIGRFGAILGAWIGATLLGLGWNFEQVLTALVVPAAIATAAVVIKGLVSHADAT from the coding sequence ATGACCCGCCCTGCATCGCTACCGGTCGCCGGTACCCTCGACGTCCAATCCTTCATCAACGCCCAGCCGCTTTCCCGCTACCAATGGCGGATCGTGCTGCTGTGCTTCCTCATCGTCTTCCTCGACGGCCTCGACACCGCCGCCATGGGCTTCATCGCCCCGGCACTGACCCAGGACTGGGGCATCGACCGCGCCAGCCTCGGCCCGGTGATGAGCGCCGCACTGATCGGCATGGTCTTCGGTGCCCTCGGTTCCGGCCCGCTGGCCGACCGCTTCGGCCGCAAGATCGTGCTGGTGGTGGCGGTGTTCCTCTTCGGCCTGTTCAGCCTTCTGTCGGCCTTCAGCAGCGACATCGACCAGTTGCTGGTGCTGCGCCTGCTCACCGGCCTCGGCCTGGGCGCGGCGATGCCCAACGCCACCACGCTGCTGTCCGAGTACACCCCGGAGCGCCTCAAGTCGCTGCTGGTGACCAGCATGTTCTGCGGCTTCAACCTGGGCATGGCCTCCGGTGGCTTCGTCTCCGCGAAGATGATCCCGGCCTTCGGCTGGCACAGCCTGCTGCTGCTCGGCGGCGTGCTGCCGCTGCTGCTGGCGGTGGTGTTGCTGCTCTGGCTGCCGGAATCCGCCCGCTACCTGGTGGTGCGCAACCGCGGAGCCGACAGGGTGCGCCAGGTGCTGGCGCCCATCGCCCCGGCTGAAGTCGCCGTGGCCACCGACTTCAGCGTGCCGGAGCAGAAGACGGTGCAGAGCCGCAACGTGCTCAAGGTGGTCTTCGCCGGCACCTACAGCGCCGGCACCCTGCTGCTGTGGCTGACCTATTTCATGGGCCTGGTGATCGTCTACCTGCTCACCAGCTGGCTGCCGACCCTGATGCGCGACAGCGGCGCGAGCATGGAGCAGGCCGCCTTCATCGGCGCGCTGTTCCAGTTCGGCGGCGTGCTCAGCGCCGTCGGCGTGGGCTGGGCGATGGACAAGTTCAACCCGCACAAGGTCATTGGCGTCTTCTACCTGCTGGCGGGCGTCTTCGCCTATTTCGTCGGCCAGAGCCTGGGGCAGGTCACCCTGCTGGCGACCCTGGTGCTGCTCGCCGGCATGTGCATCAACGGCGCGCAATCGGCGATGCCGTCCCTGGCCGCACGCTTCTACCCCACCCAGGGCCGCGCCACGGGTGTGTCCTGGATGCTCGGCATCGGCCGCTTCGGCGCCATCCTCGGTGCCTGGATCGGCGCCACGCTGCTGGGCCTGGGCTGGAACTTCGAACAGGTGCTGACCGCGCTCGTGGTCCCCGCCGCCATCGCCACCGCGGCGGTGGTGATCAAGGGGCTGGTGAGCCATGCGGATGCGACCTGA
- the benA gene encoding benzoate 1,2-dioxygenase large subunit — translation MSLGFDYLHSLLEEDKEKGIYRCKREMFTDPRLFELEMKHIFEGNWIYLAHESQLPNVHDYLTLTMGRQPVFIARNKEGRLNAFLNACSHRGAQLCRHKRGNRSSYTCPFHGWTFNNSGKLLKVKDPAEAGYPASFNCEGSHDLTPVARFESYRGFLFGSLNPDVVPLAEHLGESAKIIDMIVDQSPGGLEVLRGSSSYLYEGNWKLTAENGADGYHVSSVHWNYAATQNQRKQREAGEEIRTMSAGSWAKNGGGFYSFENGHLLLWTRWANPEDRPLYERRDELARDFGQARADWMIHNSRNLCLYPNVYLMDQFSSQIRIARPISVDQTEITIYCIAPRGESAEARARRIRQYEDFFNVSGMATPDDLEEFRSCQLGYGGGRGWNDMSRGAAHWVEGADEAAREIGLHPRLSGVRTEDEGLFVLQHLYWQQALRQAVEAEQRLIPVEAVQ, via the coding sequence ATGTCCCTGGGATTCGATTACCTGCACTCGCTGCTCGAGGAAGACAAGGAGAAGGGCATCTACCGCTGCAAGCGCGAGATGTTCACCGACCCCCGCCTGTTCGAACTGGAGATGAAACACATCTTCGAGGGCAACTGGATCTACCTGGCCCATGAGAGCCAGCTCCCCAACGTCCACGACTACCTGACCCTGACCATGGGGCGCCAGCCGGTCTTCATCGCGCGCAACAAGGAGGGTCGGCTCAACGCATTCCTCAACGCCTGCAGCCATCGCGGTGCCCAGCTCTGCCGGCACAAGCGCGGCAACCGTTCCAGCTACACCTGCCCCTTCCACGGCTGGACCTTCAACAACAGCGGCAAGCTGCTCAAGGTCAAGGACCCCGCCGAGGCAGGCTACCCGGCGAGCTTCAACTGCGAAGGCTCCCATGACCTGACCCCTGTCGCCCGCTTCGAGTCCTACCGCGGCTTCCTCTTCGGCAGCCTCAACCCGGATGTGGTGCCGCTGGCCGAGCACCTGGGCGAGTCGGCGAAGATCATCGACATGATCGTCGACCAGTCCCCCGGGGGCCTGGAGGTGCTGCGCGGCTCCAGCAGCTACCTCTACGAAGGCAACTGGAAGCTGACCGCCGAGAACGGTGCCGATGGCTACCACGTGAGCTCCGTGCACTGGAACTACGCCGCCACCCAGAACCAGCGCAAGCAGCGCGAGGCCGGCGAGGAGATCAGGACCATGAGCGCCGGCAGCTGGGCGAAGAACGGCGGCGGCTTCTACTCCTTCGAGAATGGCCACCTGCTGCTCTGGACCCGCTGGGCCAACCCCGAGGACCGCCCGCTCTACGAGCGCCGCGACGAGCTGGCCCGGGACTTCGGCCAGGCCCGCGCCGACTGGATGATCCACAACTCGCGCAACCTCTGCCTGTACCCCAACGTCTACCTGATGGACCAGTTCAGCTCGCAGATCCGCATCGCCCGGCCGATCTCCGTCGACCAGACCGAAATCACCATCTACTGCATCGCCCCCAGGGGGGAGAGCGCCGAGGCCCGCGCCAGGCGCATCCGCCAGTACGAGGACTTCTTCAACGTCAGCGGCATGGCCACGCCCGACGACCTCGAGGAGTTCCGCTCCTGCCAGCTGGGCTACGGCGGCGGCCGTGGCTGGAACGACATGTCCCGGGGCGCCGCCCATTGGGTGGAAGGTGCCGACGAAGCCGCCCGCGAGATCGGCCTGCACCCGCGGCTCTCCGGTGTGCGGACCGAAGACGAAGGCCTGTTCGTCCTGCAGCACCTGTACTGGCAGCAGGCCCTGCGCCAGGCCGTCGAGGCCGAGCAGCGGCTGATCCCCGTGGAGGCCGTGCAATGA
- the benB gene encoding benzoate 1,2-dioxygenase small subunit, producing MNASYETVRDFLYREARYLDDKDWDNWLELYAADASFWMPSWDDDDELTTDPQSEISLIWYGNRGGLEDRVFRIKTERSSATMPDTRTSHNISNVEILEVADGLCQVRFNWHTLSFRYKTVDSYFGTSFYTLDVRAEQPVIKAKKVVLKNDYVRQLIDIYHI from the coding sequence ATGAACGCTTCCTACGAAACCGTGCGCGACTTCCTCTACCGCGAGGCCCGCTACCTCGACGACAAGGACTGGGACAACTGGCTGGAACTCTATGCCGCCGATGCCAGTTTCTGGATGCCGTCTTGGGACGATGACGACGAGCTGACCACGGACCCGCAAAGCGAGATCTCGCTGATCTGGTATGGCAACCGTGGCGGCCTGGAGGACCGTGTGTTCCGCATCAAGACCGAGCGTTCCAGCGCGACCATGCCGGACACCCGCACCTCCCACAACATCAGCAACGTCGAGATCCTCGAGGTCGCCGATGGCCTCTGCCAGGTGCGCTTCAACTGGCACACCCTGAGCTTCCGCTACAAGACCGTGGACAGCTATTTCGGCACCAGTTTCTACACGTTGGACGTGCGCGCCGAGCAGCCGGTGATCAAGGCGAAGAAAGTCGTTCTGAAGAACGACTACGTCCGCCAGCTCATCGACATCTACCACATTTGA
- a CDS encoding IclR family transcriptional regulator domain-containing protein, producing MSDEQRVPLPPLAPPIIASPAKRIEAFTGDPNFMTSLARGLAVIHAFQERKRHLTIAQISHRTEIPRAAVRRCLHTLMSLGYVTTDGRTYSLLPKVLTLGHAYLSSTPLAVTAQPILDRLSEQLHEACSMATLEGDEILYIARSATPQRLISVDLSVGSRLPAYCTSMGRILLAALDDAALEEYIEHADLQIKTSRTVHTAQGLRASIAQIRTQGWVIIDQELEVGLRSVAVPLKDSAGQVLAALNVGTHAGRVTRQELETRFLPVLLEASKELSARLFQ from the coding sequence ATGAGCGACGAACAACGAGTCCCCCTGCCGCCCCTGGCGCCGCCCATCATCGCCTCGCCGGCCAAGCGCATCGAAGCCTTCACCGGCGACCCCAACTTCATGACTTCCCTGGCCCGTGGCCTGGCGGTGATCCACGCCTTCCAGGAGCGCAAGCGCCACCTGACCATCGCCCAGATCAGCCACCGCACCGAGATCCCCCGCGCCGCCGTGCGCCGCTGCCTGCACACGCTGATGAGCCTCGGCTACGTGACCACCGACGGGCGCACCTATTCGCTGCTGCCCAAGGTGCTCACCCTCGGCCACGCCTACCTGTCCTCGACGCCACTGGCGGTCACCGCGCAACCGATCCTCGACCGCCTCAGCGAGCAGCTGCACGAGGCCTGTTCCATGGCCACCCTGGAGGGCGACGAGATCCTCTACATCGCGCGCTCGGCCACGCCGCAGCGGCTGATCTCGGTGGACCTCAGCGTCGGCAGCCGGCTGCCGGCCTACTGCACGTCGATGGGGCGCATCCTCCTCGCCGCGCTGGATGACGCGGCGCTGGAGGAGTACATCGAGCACGCCGACCTGCAGATCAAGACCAGCCGCACCGTGCACACGGCGCAAGGGCTGCGCGCGAGCATCGCGCAGATCCGCACCCAGGGCTGGGTGATCATCGATCAGGAGCTGGAGGTCGGCCTGCGTTCGGTGGCGGTGCCGCTGAAGGATTCCGCTGGCCAGGTGCTCGCCGCCCTCAACGTCGGCACCCATGCCGGGCGCGTCACCCGCCAGGAGCTGGAGACGCGCTTCCTGCCGGTGCTGCTGGAAGCGAGCAAGGAGCTCAGCGCACGGCTGTTCCAGTAG
- the pcaH gene encoding protocatechuate 3,4-dioxygenase subunit beta codes for MPDAQQSRFVIRDRNWHPKALTPDYKTSVPRSPRQALVSIPQSVSETSGPDFSHLKLGRFDNDLLLNFDHGGLPIGERIIVAGRVCDQYGKPIPHTLVEMWQANAGGRYRHKNDRYLAPLDPNFGGVGRALTDSEGYYSFRTIKPGPYPWRNGPNDWRPAHIHFSISGPSIATRLITQLYFEGDPLIPMCPIVKSIANPEAVQSLIARLDMSAANPMDCLAYRFDIVLRGQRRTHFENR; via the coding sequence ATGCCCGATGCGCAACAGAGCCGCTTCGTCATTCGTGATCGCAACTGGCACCCCAAAGCCCTGACGCCCGACTACAAGACCTCCGTCCCGCGTTCCCCGCGCCAGGCGCTGGTGAGCATCCCGCAATCGGTTTCCGAGACCAGCGGCCCGGACTTCTCGCACCTGAAGCTGGGGCGCTTCGACAACGACCTCCTGCTCAACTTCGACCACGGCGGCCTGCCCATCGGCGAGCGCATCATCGTGGCCGGGCGCGTCTGCGACCAATACGGCAAGCCGATCCCGCACACCCTGGTGGAAATGTGGCAGGCCAACGCCGGCGGCCGCTATCGCCACAAGAACGACCGCTACCTGGCGCCGCTGGACCCGAACTTCGGCGGCGTCGGCCGTGCGCTGACCGACAGCGAGGGCTACTACAGCTTCCGCACCATCAAGCCCGGCCCCTATCCCTGGCGCAACGGCCCCAACGACTGGCGTCCGGCGCACATCCATTTCTCCATCAGCGGGCCGTCGATCGCCACGCGGCTCATCACCCAGCTGTACTTCGAAGGCGATCCGCTGATCCCGATGTGCCCCATCGTCAAATCCATCGCCAACCCCGAGGCGGTGCAGAGCCTGATCGCCAGGCTCGACATGAGCGCGGCCAATCCCATGGATTGCCTGGCCTACCGCTTTGACATCGTCCTGCGCGGCCAGCGCCGCACCCACTTCGAGAACCGCTGA
- a CDS encoding AraC family transcriptional regulator has protein sequence MENCLLSERSMVFERADPYAVSGYVNQHVGSHDIRLPTLGRPEASLNHRKFASLDLCRISYGGSVRVTSPALETIYHLQVLLRGNCLWRGRRQEHYLAPGDLLLINPDDPVDLTYSDDCEKFILKMPVALIDAVCDEQRWLHPGDGVRFLQNRYRLLELDGFINLLAMVCREAESSDPLQRVQEHYTQIVASKMLTLMRTNVSREQLGTQAASFERIAEHIERNLKQDISSEELAAQAQMSLRSLYALFERHAGTTPRNYIRLKKLERIHACLGDPDCCVRSITELALDYGFLHLGRFSENYKAQFGELPSDTLRRRGL, from the coding sequence ATGGAAAATTGCCTGCTGAGCGAGCGCAGCATGGTGTTTGAGCGTGCCGACCCTTATGCGGTGTCGGGTTACGTCAACCAGCATGTCGGCTCCCACGATATCCGCCTGCCCACCCTGGGGCGGCCCGAGGCCAGCCTCAATCACCGCAAGTTCGCCAGCCTGGACCTGTGCCGCATCAGCTATGGCGGCAGCGTGCGGGTCACCTCGCCGGCCCTGGAAACCATCTACCACCTGCAGGTGCTGCTGCGCGGCAACTGCCTGTGGCGGGGGCGTCGCCAGGAGCATTATCTCGCGCCGGGCGATCTGCTGCTGATCAACCCGGACGATCCGGTCGATCTGACCTATTCCGACGACTGCGAGAAATTCATCCTCAAGATGCCGGTCGCGCTCATCGACGCCGTATGCGACGAGCAGCGCTGGCTGCATCCTGGCGACGGCGTGCGGTTCCTGCAGAACCGCTACCGGCTGCTGGAGCTGGATGGCTTCATCAACCTGCTGGCCATGGTCTGCCGGGAGGCGGAAAGCAGCGACCCCTTGCAGCGGGTGCAGGAGCACTACACGCAGATAGTCGCCAGCAAGATGCTCACGCTGATGCGCACCAATGTCAGCCGCGAGCAGCTCGGCACCCAGGCCGCGTCCTTCGAACGCATCGCCGAGCACATCGAGCGCAACCTCAAGCAGGACATCTCCAGCGAGGAACTGGCCGCCCAGGCGCAGATGAGCCTGCGTTCGCTCTACGCGCTGTTCGAGCGCCACGCCGGTACCACGCCCAGGAACTACATCCGCCTGAAGAAGCTCGAGCGCATCCATGCCTGCCTCGGCGATCCGGACTGCTGCGTGCGCAGCATCACCGAGCTGGCGCTGGACTATGGCTTCTTGCACCTGGGGCGCTTTTCCGAGAACTACAAGGCGCAGTTCGGCGAATTGCCGTCGGACACCTTGAGGCGGCGCGGCTTGTAG
- the zapE gene encoding cell division protein ZapE — protein sequence MTSRTLHSDQPAETVLDRIRRHFNAVLEARGYRADSAQQAAIEHLGDWLGKHLAARRGWFRRPVAGVYLWGGVGRGKSFVMDAFFAAAPVQAKRRVHFHAFLQELQVRMLAFSGQSDPLARVAREIAQQTRLLCFDEFHVHDIGDAMLLGRLLKVLVEEGVGLVCTSNYSPDRLCPNPLYRERFRPAIQLIEKRFDVFSLDAGQDYRQHSTELEAWGDYCWPEPDDGGALIRRTLGLGEGAALHQLLEVNHHPLRVHALEGDRAWLDFHELFATPRSASDYLWLIEHFPHMAVSGLDRLGDHPQDVSQRFLNFIDIAYDRGLHLRLFSAVALEQLAEGGNAVDFARTLSRMKQLRSVKLDTAH from the coding sequence TTGACTTCTAGAACGCTGCACTCCGATCAGCCCGCCGAAACGGTCCTCGACCGTATCCGGCGGCACTTCAACGCCGTGCTGGAGGCGCGGGGCTACCGCGCCGACAGCGCACAGCAGGCGGCCATCGAGCACCTCGGCGACTGGCTGGGCAAGCACCTGGCCGCGCGCCGGGGCTGGTTCCGCCGGCCGGTGGCGGGTGTCTACCTGTGGGGCGGCGTCGGCCGGGGCAAGAGCTTCGTGATGGACGCCTTCTTCGCCGCCGCGCCGGTGCAGGCCAAGCGCCGCGTGCACTTCCACGCCTTCCTGCAGGAGTTGCAGGTGCGCATGCTCGCCTTCAGCGGCCAGTCCGATCCCCTGGCCCGTGTCGCCCGGGAGATCGCCCAGCAGACGCGCTTGCTGTGCTTCGACGAATTCCACGTGCACGACATCGGCGACGCCATGCTGCTCGGGCGCCTGCTCAAGGTGCTGGTGGAGGAGGGCGTGGGGCTGGTCTGCACCTCCAACTACAGCCCCGACAGGCTGTGCCCGAACCCGCTGTACCGTGAGCGCTTCCGCCCGGCCATCCAGCTGATCGAGAAGCGCTTCGACGTGTTCTCCCTCGACGCCGGCCAGGACTACCGCCAGCACAGCACCGAGCTGGAGGCCTGGGGCGACTACTGCTGGCCCGAACCGGACGATGGCGGCGCGCTGATCCGCCGCACGCTGGGGCTGGGGGAGGGCGCGGCGCTGCACCAGTTGCTGGAGGTGAACCACCACCCGCTGCGGGTGCATGCACTGGAAGGCGACCGGGCCTGGCTGGACTTCCACGAGCTGTTCGCCACGCCGCGCTCGGCCAGTGACTACCTGTGGCTGATCGAGCACTTCCCGCACATGGCGGTCAGTGGCCTGGACCGCCTGGGCGATCACCCGCAGGACGTCAGCCAGCGCTTCCTGAATTTCATCGACATCGCCTACGACCGGGGGCTACACCTGCGGCTGTTCTCCGCCGTGGCGCTGGAGCAACTGGCCGAGGGCGGCAATGCCGTGGATTTCGCCCGCACCCTGAGCCGCATGAAGCAACTGCGCAGCGTGAAGCTCGATACCGCCCACTAG
- a CDS encoding 1,6-dihydroxycyclohexa-2,4-diene-1-carboxylate dehydrogenase, translated as MNKRFQDKVALVTGAAQGIGRRVAERLVEEGASLVAVDRSELVLELREQLGEGRVLTLTADLERYTECSRVMEAAVARFGRLDVLVNNVGGTIWAKPYEHYQAHEIEAEVRRSLFPTLWCCHAALPYMLERGAGAIVNVSSIATRSLNRVPYGAAKGGVNALTACLAFENAERGIRVNATAPGGTEAPPRRIPRNTSEQSAQEKVWYQQIVDQTLDSTLMKRYGTLDEQVGAILFLASDEASYITGVTLPVGGGDQG; from the coding sequence ATGAACAAGAGATTCCAGGACAAGGTCGCGCTGGTCACCGGCGCGGCGCAGGGCATCGGCCGCCGCGTCGCCGAGCGCCTGGTTGAGGAGGGCGCGAGCCTGGTGGCGGTGGACCGCTCCGAGCTGGTCCTCGAACTGCGCGAGCAGCTGGGGGAGGGCCGGGTCCTGACGCTGACCGCCGACCTCGAGCGCTACACCGAATGCAGCCGGGTGATGGAGGCGGCGGTGGCACGCTTCGGCCGCCTCGACGTGCTGGTCAACAACGTCGGGGGCACCATCTGGGCCAAGCCCTACGAGCACTACCAGGCGCACGAGATCGAGGCGGAAGTGCGCCGCTCGCTGTTCCCCACCCTGTGGTGCTGCCACGCCGCGCTGCCCTACATGCTGGAGCGGGGCGCGGGGGCCATCGTCAATGTTTCCTCCATCGCCACCCGCAGCCTCAACCGCGTGCCCTACGGCGCGGCGAAGGGCGGCGTCAACGCACTGACCGCCTGCCTCGCGTTCGAGAACGCCGAGCGCGGTATCCGCGTCAACGCCACCGCCCCGGGCGGCACCGAGGCCCCACCCCGGCGCATCCCGCGCAACACGTCGGAGCAGAGCGCCCAGGAGAAGGTCTGGTACCAGCAGATCGTCGACCAGACCCTCGACAGCACCCTGATGAAACGCTACGGGACCCTCGACGAGCAGGTGGGCGCGATCCTCTTCCTGGCCTCCGACGAGGCCTCCTACATCACCGGCGTGACCCTGCCGGTGGGCGGGGGTGACCAGGGCTGA
- the pcaQ gene encoding pca operon transcription factor PcaQ → MNIDTRIKFRHLVCFLEVARQGTLARAADRLAVSQPAISKTLKELEELLGTSLFARSKSGVTLSEAGVAFMRYAGPCVQALRDGVDSLRSGEHESASLRLGVLSTVESLLVPEVVRRLHARHPTLVASVVTGPSAFLLSQLHLGELDLVVGRMTDSPQIQGLLFEHLYSESMTLVVRPGHPLLEGPLQRERLQDHPLVLPLAGTTIRKYADAFFVQCGISQPRQRLETLSVALSRRYVQTSEAIWIAPTDAVRLDLQRGELVELQLGIREPGGSVGICSNAALPLPLAAHWCVEVLRELGQAYREGQYP, encoded by the coding sequence GTGAATATCGATACCCGCATCAAGTTCCGCCACCTGGTGTGCTTCCTCGAAGTGGCGCGCCAGGGCACCCTGGCGCGGGCGGCGGACAGGCTGGCGGTGAGCCAGCCGGCCATCTCCAAGACCCTCAAGGAGCTGGAGGAGCTGCTCGGCACCAGCCTCTTCGCGCGCAGCAAGAGTGGCGTCACCCTCAGCGAGGCGGGCGTGGCCTTCATGCGCTACGCGGGCCCCTGCGTGCAGGCGCTGCGCGATGGCGTGGACAGCCTGCGCAGCGGCGAGCACGAGTCCGCCAGCCTGCGCCTGGGCGTGCTGTCCACGGTGGAGAGCCTGCTGGTGCCCGAGGTGGTGCGCCGCCTGCACGCGCGCCACCCGACCCTGGTGGCCAGCGTGGTGACCGGCCCCAGCGCCTTCCTGCTGTCGCAACTGCACCTGGGCGAGCTGGACCTGGTGGTGGGGCGCATGACCGACAGCCCGCAGATCCAGGGCCTGCTGTTCGAGCACCTGTACAGCGAGTCGATGACCCTGGTGGTACGCCCCGGCCACCCGCTGCTGGAGGGACCTCTGCAACGCGAGCGGTTGCAGGACCACCCCCTGGTGCTGCCGCTGGCCGGCACCACCATCCGCAAATACGCCGACGCCTTCTTCGTGCAATGCGGCATCAGCCAGCCGCGCCAGCGCCTGGAAACCCTCTCCGTGGCCCTGAGCCGTCGCTACGTGCAGACCAGCGAGGCCATCTGGATCGCGCCCACCGACGCCGTGCGACTGGACCTGCAGCGGGGCGAGCTGGTGGAGCTGCAGCTGGGCATCCGCGAGCCGGGCGGCTCGGTGGGCATCTGCAGCAATGCGGCGCTGCCGCTGCCTTTGGCGGCGCACTGGTGCGTCGAGGTGCTGCGCGAGCTGGGCCAGGCCTATCGGGAAGGGCAGTACCCTTAA
- the benC gene encoding benzoate 1,2-dioxygenase electron transfer component BenC, whose translation MTHQIALTFEDGVTRFIDASPGETVADAAYRQGINIPLDCRDGACGTCKCLAEAGRYDLGQDYIEDALSEEEAAQGYVLTCQMRAASDCVVRVPASSDLCKTQQARFEAAISEVRQLSDSTIALSIKGESLARLAFLPGQYVNLKVPGSEQSRAYSFSSLQKGGEVSFLIRNVPGGLMSSFLTGLAKAGDQLTLAGPLGSFYLRDIRRPLLLLAGGTGLAPFTAMLEKIAEQGSEHPLHLIYGVTHDFDLVELDKLEAFAARIPNFTFSACVASPDSSYPQKGYVTEHIAPGHLNEGDVDIYLCGPPPMVEAVSRFIREQGVQPANFYYEKFAASAA comes from the coding sequence ATGACTCACCAGATCGCGCTTACCTTCGAAGACGGCGTAACCCGCTTCATCGACGCCAGCCCCGGCGAAACCGTGGCCGATGCGGCCTATCGCCAGGGCATCAACATCCCACTGGACTGCCGTGACGGCGCCTGCGGCACCTGCAAGTGCCTTGCCGAGGCCGGCCGCTACGACCTGGGCCAGGACTACATCGAGGACGCCCTCAGCGAGGAGGAAGCCGCCCAGGGGTACGTGCTCACCTGCCAGATGCGCGCGGCAAGCGATTGCGTCGTGCGGGTGCCGGCGTCCTCCGACCTCTGCAAGACCCAGCAGGCCCGCTTCGAGGCGGCCATCAGCGAGGTGCGCCAGCTCTCCGACAGCACCATCGCCCTGTCCATCAAGGGCGAGTCACTGGCCAGGCTGGCCTTCCTGCCGGGGCAGTACGTCAACCTCAAGGTGCCGGGCAGCGAGCAGTCCCGCGCCTATTCCTTCAGCTCGCTGCAGAAGGGCGGCGAGGTCAGCTTCCTGATCCGCAACGTGCCGGGCGGCCTGATGAGCAGCTTCCTCACGGGCCTGGCCAAGGCCGGCGACCAGCTGACCCTGGCCGGCCCCCTGGGCAGCTTCTACCTGCGCGACATCCGCCGGCCCTTGCTGCTGCTGGCCGGTGGCACCGGGCTCGCCCCCTTCACCGCGATGCTGGAGAAGATCGCCGAGCAGGGCAGCGAGCATCCCCTGCACCTGATCTACGGCGTGACCCACGACTTCGACCTGGTGGAACTGGACAAGCTGGAAGCCTTCGCCGCGCGCATCCCCAACTTCACCTTCAGCGCCTGCGTGGCCAGCCCCGACAGCAGCTACCCGCAGAAGGGCTACGTCACCGAGCACATCGCACCCGGGCACCTCAACGAGGGCGACGTGGACATCTACCTCTGCGGCCCGCCGCCGATGGTGGAGGCGGTGAGCCGGTTCATTCGCGAGCAGGGCGTGCAGCCGGCGAACTTCTACTACGAGAAGTTCGCCGCCAGCGCGGCCTGA
- the pcaG gene encoding protocatechuate 3,4-dioxygenase subunit alpha — MPIQLLPETPSQTAGPYVHIGLALAAAGNPARDLEIWNEMARPGAPGEHILLIGHVYDGNGHLVRDSFLEFWQADHEGRYDCAFDPEKPFNGFGRTATTFDAGEWTLKTIKPGVVHNAAGVPMAPHINVSLFARGINIHLQTRLYFDDEAEANARCPVLALIEQPQRRETLVAQRCEVDGTLAYRFDIRIQGEGETVFFDF; from the coding sequence ATGCCCATTCAATTGCTGCCGGAAACCCCGTCGCAAACCGCCGGCCCCTATGTGCACATCGGCCTGGCGCTCGCCGCTGCCGGCAACCCGGCCCGCGACCTGGAAATCTGGAACGAGATGGCCAGGCCCGGGGCGCCCGGCGAGCACATCCTGCTCATCGGCCATGTCTACGACGGCAACGGCCACCTGGTGCGCGATTCCTTCCTGGAGTTCTGGCAGGCCGACCACGAGGGGCGCTATGACTGCGCCTTCGACCCGGAGAAGCCGTTCAACGGCTTCGGCCGTACCGCCACCACCTTCGACGCTGGCGAGTGGACGCTGAAGACCATCAAGCCCGGCGTGGTGCACAACGCCGCCGGGGTGCCCATGGCGCCGCACATCAACGTCTCGCTGTTCGCCCGGGGCATCAACATCCACCTGCAGACGCGCCTGTACTTCGACGACGAGGCCGAGGCCAACGCCCGCTGCCCGGTGCTCGCCCTGATCGAGCAGCCGCAGCGCCGGGAAACCCTCGTCGCCCAGCGCTGCGAGGTGGACGGCACGCTCGCTTACCGCTTTGATATCCGCATCCAGGGGGAAGGGGAAACGGTCTTCTTTGACTTCTAG